In Tursiops truncatus isolate mTurTru1 chromosome 9, mTurTru1.mat.Y, whole genome shotgun sequence, a single genomic region encodes these proteins:
- the LOC141279609 gene encoding uncharacterized protein, producing MTPHRARSFFMGQGKRPLTSFYIKAGAASSKKTASGVPAHLVPSPRHLAKLQADGQITEHLSGMQIPAKVPENQSLAPSQNQELTQGGATHQKERSPNSQVSAVPPPQPSSSALGVPQQARDSSPNWKEGDAQHSDLSSKTVTTNLPGNEAPTPEVKAGEGGQSAITPSQGPSQHPDPPSAHSPQLDQDEESGEAKVTPTGPLRSELPQGSDPTSLSPQRTQDEETGSASLPPGSSHRDPPRDPSGPDEAKKLGPPLGDSQQPLEEGIPTAEVVRVDTPYPELPHPQDSTSTKQTQDREDPVTLPPRSRLAPTRLPQPRVLAPLQSRRRTPKLPPPSRQEALGTASDQTMTPSPRPPLAQEGDPSKLPPTSTPHSKEPHNLSPHPGHSPQQVQEEEVREVKLPLIRPPGQELAPQAAPDPPEEGEVQVVTLPRIPAPFSEQLPQNTGAAPHDLRPAEERHAPKAGCSSSKKIPDVQALPPNQEPVQQTGTREKKKTLSTETAKGPSQLKRAPPGGHEASLQPESQSKPAPPEAPSLLGALRGTGEGQSNHQPFLNHPTLNHCLKMPRYRKREGEKYIIPEERPMPTSSQMTWFRK from the exons ATGACTCCTCACAGAGCTCGCAGTTTCTTTATGGGACAAGGAAAAAGGCCG CTAACTTCTTTTTATATTAAAGCGGGAGCTGCCTCTAGCAAGAAGACTGCCTCTGGGGTGCCAGCACACCTGGTTCCATCCCCAAGGCACTTGGCGAAACTGCAAGCAGATGGCCAGATAACAGAGCATCTCTCTGGAATGCAGATTCCTGCAAAGGTCCCTGAAAATCAGAGCCTAGCTCCCTCCCAGAACCAGGAGCTGACTCAGGGGGGAGCAACCCATCAAAAAGAGCGTTCTCCCAATAGCCAGGTCAGCGCTGTGCCCCCGCCACAGCCCAGCTCATCAGCGCTTGGTGTTCCCCAGCAGGCCCGAGACTCATCCCCAAACTGGAAGGAAGGGGATGCTCAACACTCAGATCTTTCTTCAAAAACAGTAACCACAAATCTCCCTGGGAATGAGGCCCCGACACCTGAGGTGAAAGCAGGTGAAGGGGGGCAGTCTGCCATCACTCCTTCCCAAGGGCCTTCTCAGCACCCTGACCCACCGTCAGCCCACAGCCCTCAGCTGGACCAGGATGAAGAATCAGGGGAGGCCAAGGTAACCCCCACTGGCCCTCTCCGCTCTGAACTTCCCCAGGGATCTGACCCAACATCCCTTAGCCCCCAGAGAACCCaggatgaggaaactgggtcAGCCAGTCTTCCACCCGGCAGTTCCCATCGTGATCCTCCAAGAGATCCTTCTGGTCCCGACGAGGCCAAGAAGCTTGGTCCACCTCTGGGAGATTCTCAGCAACCTCTGGAGGAGGGAATCCCCACAGCAGAAGTTGTTCGGGTTGACACTCCTTACCCAGAATTGCCGCATCCCCAGGACTCAACCAGTACCAAACAGACCCAGGACAGGGAAGACCCGGTGACGTTGCCTCCCAGAAGCCGGCTGGCTCCCACCAGGCTGCCCCAGCCCCGGGTCCTTGCTCCTCTCCAGAGTCGGAGGCGCACACCCAAACTCCCCCCACCCAGCAGACAGGAGGCTCTCGGAACAGCCTCAGATCAAACTATGACTCCCTCTCCCAGGCCCCCGCTAGCTCAGGAAGGAGACCCCAGTAAACTTCCTCCCACCAGCACCCCCCATTCCAAAGAGCCACACAACCTGAGCCCCCATCCGGGCCACAGTCCCCAGCAAGTCCAGGAAGAGGAAGTCAGGGAAGTGAAGCTCCCCCTTATCAGGCCCCCGGGGCAGGAGCTGGCACCACAGGCCGCCCCCGATCCGCCCGAGGAAGGGGAGGTTCAGGTAGTCACGCTCCCTCGAATTCCCGCTCCCTTCTCAGAACAGCTGCCTCAGAACACGGGGGCCGCTCCTCATGATTTGAGGCCTGCAGAGGAGAGGCACGCTCCCAAGGCAGGCTGCTCCTCCAGCAAGAAGATTCCAGATGTACAGGCCTTGCCCCCAAACCAAGAGCCAGTACAGCAGACAggaactagggaaaaaaaaaaaaccctatccaCAGAGACAGCTAAAGGGCCCTCACAGCTGAAAAGGGCACCACCTGGAGGCCACGAGGCATCCTTGCAGCCAGAATCCCAGAGTAAGCCGGCTCCCCCAGAGGCCCCCAGCCTCCTCGGAGCCCTCAGGGGGACTGGAGAGGGACAGTCCAATCACCAGCCATTCCTGAACCATCCCACGCTGAACCATTGCCTAAAGATGCCCAGatacaggaagagagaaggggaaaagtaCATTATTCCAGAAGAAAGGCCCATGCCAACCTCCTCGCAAATGACCTGGTTCAGAAAGTAG